One window of the Triticum dicoccoides isolate Atlit2015 ecotype Zavitan chromosome 3B, WEW_v2.0, whole genome shotgun sequence genome contains the following:
- the LOC119277180 gene encoding uncharacterized protein LOC119277180, which translates to MATARAVTASMRLTCALSTLAILAAILFMFLLLLAGALQLRVPTGYAVVDCAPPPPSDDSAAAFLDSLLPLLAALPAAAAPTGFAALHSDGAAFARGICLGGSAPKECLACLSAAAKNLTGCGASRRAGVWRGEGCFMAYADGNVSSPHEDVFRGVVAFGEDVFPVVISFDDGRPPSNPKCFDTRALVALAQSLAGRGAANSSGARVVTDAATLSSNATGKTAVTLRAQCARDRAAAAECARCLGDSAREVRACDWGLDGEHVRVADVVGYNCFLRIETSVPTGWPVPVAKYMKDPVLITLCAGMLLAALAAVIACVDGRKNRGTRNA; encoded by the exons ATGGCCACCGCGCGCGCAGTTACCGCGTCCATGAGGCTCACCTGCGCGCTCAGCACCTTAGCCATCCTCGCCGCAATCCTCTTCATGTTCCTCCTGCTGCTCGCTGGTGCCTTGCAGCTGCGTGTCCCGACCGGCTACGCGGTGGTCGACTGCGCCCCGCCCCCGCCCTCGGACGACAGCGCTGCTGCCTTCCTCGACAGCCTCCTGCCGCTCCTGGCCGCGCTGCCCGCAGCTGCCGCGCCGACGGGGTTCGCGGCCCTTCATTCCGACGGCGCGGCGTTCGCCCGCGGCATCTGCCTGGGCGGCTCCGCGCCCAAGGAGTGCCTCGCGTgcctctccgccgccgccaagAACCTCACCGGCTGCGGCGCGAGCAGGCGCGCCGGCGTCTGGAGGGGCGAGGGCTGCTTCATGGCTTACGCCGACGGCAACGTTTCCTCTCCGCACGAAGACGTCTTCCGCGGCGTCGTCGCCTTCGGCGAAGACGTCTTCCCCGTCGTCATCTCCTTCGACGACGGCAGGCCGCCCTCCAACCCCAAGTGCTTCGACACGCGGGCGCTCGTCGCGCTCGCGCAGTCCCTGGCGGGGCGCGGCGCGGCCAACAGCTCGGGGGCGCGCGTCGTCACCGACGCGGCCACGCTCTCGAGCAACGCCACTGGGAAGACCGCGGTGACGCTGCGGGCGCAGTGCGCGAGGgaccgcgcggcggcggcggagtgcgcCCGGTGCCTGGGGGACTCGGCGCGAGAGGTGCGTGCGTGCGACTGGGGCCTTGACGGCGAGCACGTGCGTGTGGCCGACGTGGTCGGCTACAACTGCTTCCTACGGATCGAGACCTCAGTTCCGACGGGCTGGCCCGTGCCCGTGGCGAAATATATGA AGGATCCCGTCCTGATCACCTTGTGCGCCGGCATGCTGCTGGCAGCCCTCGCCGCGGTAATCGCCTGCGTCGATGGGAGAAAGAACAGGGGCACCAGGAACGcgtag